The genomic segment CGCCCCGAGGCGCCAAAGCCTATCTCACCGGCTTCCAGCACCGCTACCGAATAGCCGCGCTCGGCCAGGTGCAGCGCCGTGGAGCAGCCGGTCACCCCGGCGCCGATCACGCACACGTCGACGCGGCGCTCGCCGGTAAGCGGCAAGCTCGCGTCGGGACGCACGTTGACGCTGTCACGGTAGTAGGATGCGGGGGCCTCGAAGGTCGGCTCGGCCATGCGAAATTCCTTGTCGTGCGAATCGTGTCGCCGGTTATTGTTGTTGAATTCTTTCACCACCCGAAGGCAAAACCTTGCCTCCTGATGCTAAGCATGGCCTACAGTCTGCCATCACACCACCAAGGCATGTCAAGTATTCAATAACGACAGACGTGGAATGGTCGATCACATGCAGTGTCATACCGCACGGGAACGGGCGGGGTCCGGCTCAGCGCACCGCACAGGCCGCACAGCCGGGATCGCGGGGCACCTTGAAGTGGCGCCACTCGCCGCGCAGACCGTCGAAGGTGGAGAGTCCCCGATGCACGTCGCCGGCGCCGCTCAGCAGCTTGACCGCCTCGAGGGCCTGGAAGGTGCCGATCACGCCGACCAGCGGTGCCACGACGCCGTTTTCGGCACAGCGCAGCGCGTCATCGGCCTCGCCTGCGTCTCCGGGCGGGTACAGGCAGGCGTAGCAGGGGCTCATGGGATCGCGCGGGTCGAACACCGCCAACTGACCGGAGAAGCGGATCGCCGCCCCGGAAATCAGCGGCCTACCCGCCGCCAGCGAGGCGCGGTTGATGGCGTAGCGGCTGGAGAAGCGGTCGGTACAGTCGATCACCAGATCACACTCGGCCACCGCCCGCGCCAGCGCCTCGCCGTCGAGATGCTCGGTGAGCACCTCGATACGGCAGCCGGGGTTCAGCGCCTGGGCAGACTCAGCGGCGGACTGGGCCTTGTTGCGGCCCAGGTCATGCATGCCGTGAGCGATCTGGCGCTGCAGGTTGGAGAGTTCCACCACATCCGCGTCGGCCAGGGTCAAGCGGCCAACGCCGGCGGCAGCCAGGTAGAGCGCCACCGGCGACCCCAGGCCACCGGCGCCGATCACCAGGGCGTGACTGGCCAGC from the Halomonas sp. 1513 genome contains:
- a CDS encoding molybdopterin-synthase adenylyltransferase MoeB is translated as MNDEALLRYSRQIMLEPIEIAGQERLLASHALVIGAGGLGSPVALYLAAAGVGRLTLADADVVELSNLQRQIAHGMHDLGRNKAQSAAESAQALNPGCRIEVLTEHLDGEALARAVAECDLVIDCTDRFSSRYAINRASLAAGRPLISGAAIRFSGQLAVFDPRDPMSPCYACLYPPGDAGEADDALRCAENGVVAPLVGVIGTFQALEAVKLLSGAGDVHRGLSTFDGLRGEWRHFKVPRDPGCAACAVR